The genomic window CATTTAGGATAATTTTTAAGAtgatcatatatttttattatttttaaaataaaaatatcaaacataCAATATGGACTTTGATATGATATCGTATAATTACAATAGGTCCATAAATACTAATTCAACcgataaaaatactaaaattatcaTACTGGATGTTCGAGGTTCAAATTTCAGCTCATTTACTTATTTACTTATGTGCATGAGTTTATAATAACTaacttgacaaaaataatacCGCTCAATTAACTTTTTCTATCCACTTtattaacccaaaaaaaaaacatttataaaaaaatgttaaaattactACATTTAAAATTGTGATCGGAGTTCAAACCTCAATCGctaaattaacttattttcCATAGAAGCAAAAAAACATCACAATCAAACAGGTTAAGTTCTAACCAACCAACCAAACCAACATACTCACTCACTCATAGTCATATACACACCTTCCACGTCATCATCACCTTCTTCATAACATTGCGTGAAGATATCACTACGTTGTTTAGTTAGTTACACGACGACGTTGACCTTTCTTTCAGATGGGTAATTCCTTTGGATGTTCCGCCTCCGGCGAGAGACTTGTATCGGCGGCCAGAGACGGCGACCTTGTGGAAGCAAAGATGCTTTTGAACTGTAACCCTTGTCTTGCTAAATACTCCACTTTTGGTGGTCTTAATTCTCCTCTTCATTTTGCATCTGCAAAGGGTCATAACGAGGTTTTTATAATTCACATCTCTCTGATTAAcccttttcattattttcttcaaagattatttatttatttgtttttccttGTTGGGTTTTGTTTAGATTGTTGCATTGTTGCTTGAGAATGGTGCTGATGTTAATTCAAGAAATTACTCTGGCCAGGTaccctttttttaattttaaacaagAATTACATCATATAATGATTCTAATGGATTAGAGATGATTACATTTAATggtaaattttaaatatttgattaaattgGAGTGtacattttccattttttgttATGATTCTATTCCGCGAAATTTCTGCTTTTAGTGTGTGTGCGCGCGAGTGCGCGCTATGATAAGCAATTAGATCAATGGATCTGAGATCAATTCAATAGATGTCAGTATCATGAAGCTTAATTTATTAGATATATGTAATTTTCTTAAACGTTTGTTTGCTATACTGATTTTAATAGATGAAATGGTTACATTTAGTggtaaattttaaatatttgatgAAATTGGATTATACATTTCCGATTTTTTGGTGTGATTCTATTCTGCAAAATTGTTGCTTTGAGTGTGTGTTATGATAAGCAATTAGATCAATGGATCTAAGATCAATTCAATAGATGTCAGAATCATAACATGAAGCTTAATTTACTAGATATAGGAGATTTTCTTGGATAATCTGTATCCAcccctttttagtttttatacaTTTGTTTGCTATACTGATTAGAAAATATGGTTTAATTTGATccttgatttgaattttgaagacGGCCTTGATGCAAGCTTGTAGATATGGGCATTGGGAAGTTGCACAGACACTTCTActcttcagatgcaatgtgagttttgctaaaaaaaacttatcttTTTATGATGaaagtttgattttgaaaatCATTAGAGTGTAGTCTATTCAATAACAGGTTATGAGAGCAGATTATCTCAGTGGGAGGACAGCTCTTCACTTTGCAGCGATGAACGGGCATGTAAGATGTATTAGACTTGTTGTGGCCGACTTTGTTCCAAGTGCTCCGTATGAAGCGATACGTGCTCACTCAGATGCCGCTGACAAGGGTGGTGGATCAAATGTGAAAAGCAAACATGAGCAAAGGTACCCCTTTCCTTTTCATTATGTCATATGCAATTATAGTATTACTGTTCCCACATGAATAAGTAGTATTAGATAAAAGTATTGGTTGTAAAAGATATAGATACTTTTATTGTGGGAATGGTTATTTGAGATTTCATTTTAAGGCGTGACTTAACTATAGTTTTTATTCGTCTATGTTTTATTCTAgcaatttatttactttattccAGTGCAGTGCCCTGTCGAAGTTTGTAAATAAGACTGCTGATGGTGGTATCACTGCCCTTCATATGGCTTCATTAAATGGATACTTTGATTGTGTGCAACTGCTACTAGATCTTAATGCAAATTTGTCTTCTGTGACATTTCATTATGGAACATCAATGGATTTAATAGGTATGTCTTTTGTTTTATTACGCTATTGCTATATTCCTCTTGTTGTTTTTCCCTTTCAACTTAACTGATGTAATTTGATATAGGGGCTGGAAGCACTCCTTTGCATTACGCTGCTTGTGGGGGAAATTTAAAATGCTGTCAGGTAAGAATTGCTTCAGATTAAAATATTGCATGATATTGACATACCTTCTGGCTCTTTATTTTGACTCCTACAATAACGTTTTTCTTTTTCAGGTCCTCCTTGCAAGGGGTGCAAGTCGGACTGCTTTGAATTGCAACGGGTAATTTATTTGCAAAGGGTATTTGTGTGCAAACTCTTACTTGCTTTGTTACATATCAATATAAATTTGATTGTTTTTCTTCATCGCTTAGGTGGCTTCCTCTTGATATTGCTCGGATGTGGGGGCGTCATTGGCTTGAACCGTTGTTAGCACCTAGTTCTGATGCCGTAACACCTGCCTTCCCTCATTCAAATTATTTGTCCTTGCCTCTCATGAGTGCTCTCAACATAGCCAGGTATTTTGCAATCCACTATGTCTATTTCTGCGAGTCTACCCAACTTTTTCGTGTGAAAATATATTACATAATCAACATAACAAACAAATAGAGGAACGCAAGGCAGATTATTGGTGAACATAATTAGAAGAACCTATTGGCATGTATGGCTTCCCACCACCACCCCTcatttaaataagaaaataatttaaaaagtaagcGTTTCTGAACTAGTGAGACACCGGTGTGTAACATTAAGTTTCtccacaaaaagaaaagaataaattatatattacaAGACTTTTGCACTTTTTAGACTTTGGTTCATTTTGTAGATAACAAATGGAACACTGTGCCTTCTAAATTTCCATGAGTCTTTTACACAATGAACGGACATCTATATTATCTCTTTGGTCGTTAGCTGTCTAATATCAATGTTCAACTCTGAGCAGTCATGGACTGTTATAGTTGGCATTTGATGTATGcgatttctttttcttaaagaTATTGcacaatgaaaatttgaaatgacATTACACAATATATTCAGGGTAAATTACTCCGTCCTATCCTGCATTTAGTGTATACTACAGCCTCTTCTCTTCCATCGAACCCTACACAGCTCCCTTCTATTTATAAAATCTTCtacaacaaaatcaaatttgCTGCCAAGCCTAGCCTAGAGCCTAAGGATATTTGTAGTCAGTTGTTGAGAAAAATTGTAGAACATACATATGTTGAAAATGGGACTAAGATTGATTTGAAATAACTGCAGAGAGTTTGGATTGCAATCATCTACAACTTCCTCTGATGAGATCGACTTTTGTGCTGTATGCCTAGAGAGGCCATGTTCAGTGGCTGCTGAAGGTACTGCGTTCTTTACCTTTTGAATTTCTGTTTGTTTGCTTGCTTGCATTTTCTGCATTAAAATATGGACGCATAACCTAAAAGAGTGATTATGTTAGGACTACTTTCCAGAATCTAAAATTCAAAGTTGGAACTCGAAAATGTCATTCTATTAGAGTAAATTTATCTATCACCTATGTGTATGGAACGAGGAATTTTGGTAGTGTTCTCATCCTCCGCAGtatatcattttctcaaattattattggtctCGACGTATTTGGTATCCCTGTTTGTACTTCATAGTGCATAACAGTGTAAGTGATGCCTTTAGATTTTATGTACAGGATGTGGACATGAACTTTGTGTGAGATGTGCGCTCTATCTTTGCTCGACAAGTAACGTTTCTTCTGAAATGCTTGGCCCTCCTGGCTCTATCCCTTGCCCCCTTTGTAGACATGGAATTGTCTCATTTGTCAAGTTGCCAGGTTCGcaagcaaaagaaaataaattacatgTGTCCCTTGGCCTCTGTACTCCATGCATGCTACATCCACGTGACATAGATCAGATGTCTCTTTCTCACACTCCAGAGATCCAAAGAAACTGTGTTGATTCTGTTCCTTCAGAGTTACTATGCCCCGTCACGTGTAGTCCATTTCCATCTATGGCAATACCTCTATGCACCTGCAATGATGGTACGTGTCCATCATTTGAACCACGATGTGTGGAAACACGAGATGAATCACCTCATCACTTACAAGAGTCCACAACAGATCAGGATAAAATTGAAGGCCCGAGACTGGATAAAACAACTTGCTCGAACATGTTTTGGGGTAGAAGAAGTTGCAGCAGGGAGCACCAATGCAATTCAGAGATAAATGCTTAAAGTGTTTTGTGCGTGTGGATATTGGTTCCATTTTTTTCAATCAACAGAGCTGTCCATGGTTTTTTTTACCGACCAGACTCAAATGGTGGAACTCAGTCGACATATCAGAAAGTCGAAAAACTCGTACGCAGAATTCTCTGGTATTTCAGCTTACTCAACCACCTTCTGCATGCCCTCTTAAGTCTTATGAGTTATGATATTTAAGAGTGAGTTATAATATTTAAGAGAGCCGATGTAAAGTTAGTTTCAGTTTCAGGAAATTGTGtttgtgatttattttaattttaaattggaTTTCATTTTGTCAGGGGTGTTTTTTTATGACTAGAAAGTTTAAGCTATGTAACATATTAGGAGCATTTGTATATTATGGCTTGCCACTAATTTTATAGATTTACAAAGCACAAATCTTGGAACTGGAACCACTTGCTGATGAAACTATAAATACCTTTTTTGGATTGTAAGGTTTATCTCATCAACATTTACATTTTGCTGCTGAAATACTATAGTTTAAGAATGCATTATGCTGCATGTTTGTTTAATATTACAGGCCAAGTTTTATTCTTACCAGATTTATTTGATTTCTAAAGAGTTGTGGTCTCAACTATAGTGTGAGTAAATTATATTTAACTCCCTTTTTATACTCTAACGTCTAAACTACTAGTTTTTTATACCttgtcaggacttgaacccTTGACTTCCAACTtctttaacccttagctcaactagtttaatCAGTTATATTATCCATCTCACCCCTATTTGAATTACACTCTGATccctaaaaaattaaatattcattACATTTTAACATAAAGAATATTTTTATGAGAGCTATTAACTTTAAGCCACACTTGAGAAAtcaatcttctttttctttataaCTTACAATGTGACTAATAATTAACTCTgaatattttcttattattagttttatgattttataatataataaaatttaatcttgtATTGCTTCATCCATTATAAtcatattcaaaaaaatttaagttattgtgaatcaaaaatagaaaaataaaatatatacattaaTAGAGAAAGTGGGGAGAGGAGAATTTAAACCAATCATCTTTTAAGAGAGAAGAttacttatttaatatttttgtataaGAGAAAAATGTAATTAAAACATCCAGAGAGTGTAATTTGCtctttcatttttaatattataataataaaatctgGGTTTGGCTTAAGAAATCCAAATGCCTATTACTTGACCTAGTTGGTCACTATCTTGAAAGTTGGTAAGGTTGGTAACCTAACAATCAGAActttaaaattaaagttaaacAGAAAGAAACTAGTATACTAATGAGGGGATCTGGATTGCCTACAGTAAAAATATCACACAGTTAGCCGCTGTTTTAAATATCGACTATTGATCTTTAATCAGACAGCTGTAATTATGCAGCACAGATTTCTATGATTTTTAACAGTTTGAGATCTCAACCACTCATTTTAGATCGGACGGTCCTGATCAACTACTGCGTGAAAACTGTGTGATAATGGACAGCAGGAAATCTGTTTCCCTAATGAGGCAACACCCACCCACTCATAATACTACTAAGGCTCTGTTCGGCAAAAATAGCTTTTGGCTGAGAAGCTACTGACTTTTGATTTCTGGCTTCTGACTTATGGCtcagaagctacttgaaatagcttatgaaaaagcTCTTTCTAAAAAGACCGTTACCAAACaggtcttttagcttataaactaaaagctaaaagctagcttCTTTGCCttgccaaacagaccctaaatacCTGAAATTTGGTAGAAAAACTAGGCATAGCATAGAAACAAATAATTTACTCCGTATTATATCAAAAACTTTAGACAACTTTATATCAACCCTATAAAGGAAAAATGAATCAGGCTCTACAAACAAAGGTAGCCAAAACAATCGCCAACAAACAAACCACACTCTAAATGACCCAAGCATGGTGTCGCCCCACACCTCTATCGGCCTCCAACAAAGAACATGTTGAATCTCTCACTCGTAAAAAGTATAGGAATAACCACAGGTTTTATTCGAAAACCATTTTCACGGGAACTTTACTAAATTCGCGAGTTGCTCAACAATTACCGTCATCCCGTGAAAATGGTTTTCGAGTAAAATCTGTGGCTATTCCTATACTTTTTACGAGTTGCTCAACAATTACTGTCATCCCACAGAAAATAGAATCATTCTAGACTTTTCAAATAGACCACACAAATGAGTGTCAAACCAATAACAACCTTAACCTAATCCTAGCTAGTCCTCTTAGCCCCCACAAAGCCTCGAAGAGATCAGGCAAACAATTAAGCAAGATCGATAACCACCTAATTATTTCAGACCACACCCGAATGACAAGATCACACATGACAACAAACAATCCATCGCACCACAAAATACTGCCAGGGTCCTGCTAAAATCCTATTTTTCCATAGATTTTGGCGAGTTGGTGGAACCCTATCATGAAGAAGCtggaattttaaaaattttatttgctGATCTAGAAATATTTCAATTAAGTTCaaatgttaaaattttaaattgtagAGTTTAATCCAAgtattcaaagttcaaactttCATGAAATAAGTTTCCTATACCGGCATTGAGAGTTAAAGTTAATTTCTTTGTAAAATTTGAATCAAGTTATTAACAACTGAATTTCTTATAGAATTTAATCAACTTATAGAACCATCAACATTGACTTCACAAAGTCCTTTGAAGAAAAATGTTGACAATACTTAAAACAACTCCGCATAAGATATACTTGACCATTAAAAATGATTAGAAATGTTCATAAAATTTTGGAGGTCTCAATTCAAGATTTGGAGGtcttataataatagttatatatcgttagtttttataaaatattagatgtacttgataaattaattttgaggTCATATAATAATGGTTAAATATTAccaatgttcataaaatatcatatgtttggtgaaaaaaaatttcaatcaaatactccctccgttcctttttatgtgttgtttgagaaaaaaaaagtcaaattaagaaagtgtattttttacCTTATTTTCCAATTATACCTTTCTTTTTTTGGAATATATTATACCCTAATTTTAATCCATCAACAAATTCCTATTTTTtagcacacactttctcttcccaaaaaattaaaaccgccaaaaaaattaaaggcGGATCATAACAACTAACAACAAACaaaccagttttttttttgccttttcaaaaaaaaaaaaacaaaacaaaaacaataaaaatattatatgaagaagtttagttaaaaaaatacaataaaaagattatatgaagaagtttagtaaaaagaaaaaaaataccataAAAAGATTATCTAAAATTTAgtcgataaaaaaaaat from Trifolium pratense cultivar HEN17-A07 linkage group LG1, ARS_RC_1.1, whole genome shotgun sequence includes these protein-coding regions:
- the LOC123893644 gene encoding E3 ubiquitin-protein ligase XBAT33-like, which encodes MGNSFGCSASGERLVSAARDGDLVEAKMLLNCNPCLAKYSTFGGLNSPLHFASAKGHNEIVALLLENGADVNSRNYSGQTALMQACRYGHWEVAQTLLLFRCNVMRADYLSGRTALHFAAMNGHVRCIRLVVADFVPSAPYEAIRAHSDAADKGGGSNVKSKHEQSALSKFVNKTADGGITALHMASLNGYFDCVQLLLDLNANLSSVTFHYGTSMDLIGAGSTPLHYAACGGNLKCCQVLLARGASRTALNCNGWLPLDIARMWGRHWLEPLLAPSSDAVTPAFPHSNYLSLPLMSALNIAREFGLQSSTTSSDEIDFCAVCLERPCSVAAEGCGHELCVRCALYLCSTSNVSSEMLGPPGSIPCPLCRHGIVSFVKLPGSQAKENKLHVSLGLCTPCMLHPRDIDQMSLSHTPEIQRNCVDSVPSELLCPVTCSPFPSMAIPLCTCNDGTCPSFEPRCVETRDESPHHLQESTTDQDKIEGPRLDKTTCSNMFWGRRSCSREHQCNSEINA